One window of Anaerolineales bacterium genomic DNA carries:
- a CDS encoding diacylglycerol kinase family lipid kinase, which yields MPRKVKLILNPMADMGRAWKTANDLRPIAQEFKGELTWSGTVYPTHAIELAKQAAEEGCDMVIAMGGDGTVHEVTNGLMQVPVEKRPVMGVVPIGSGNDFAYSIGITQKADHALAHALKAEVVKPVDIGLMTDEHGRREYFDNTLGIGFDAVVTIRSHKLPVVKGFLMYLTAVIQTILLNHNPARMHVEADSGNWDDELLMLTLCNGPREGGGFMLSPDSKNDDGKMESVAVTRVSRAMMFRLVPEFMSGTHMRFKQIRMGEFKKMSITSSLPLYIHADGEIFTSFGSNLKKASFEILPQALRVVHG from the coding sequence ATGCCCCGCAAAGTCAAGTTGATTCTCAATCCCATGGCAGACATGGGCCGCGCCTGGAAGACCGCCAACGACCTGCGCCCCATTGCGCAGGAATTCAAGGGCGAACTCACCTGGAGCGGGACGGTCTATCCCACACACGCCATCGAATTGGCAAAACAAGCCGCAGAGGAAGGGTGCGACATGGTCATCGCCATGGGCGGGGATGGTACGGTGCATGAGGTGACGAATGGCCTGATGCAGGTCCCAGTGGAGAAACGACCCGTGATGGGCGTCGTCCCCATCGGCTCAGGCAACGACTTTGCCTATTCCATCGGCATCACACAAAAAGCCGACCATGCGCTTGCGCATGCCCTCAAAGCGGAAGTCGTCAAACCCGTGGACATTGGCTTGATGACCGACGAGCACGGACGCAGGGAATATTTCGACAACACGCTCGGCATCGGTTTCGACGCGGTCGTGACCATCCGCTCGCATAAACTGCCCGTCGTCAAAGGCTTTCTGATGTACCTCACGGCAGTCATCCAGACCATCCTCCTCAACCACAACCCGGCGCGCATGCATGTCGAAGCAGACAGCGGGAACTGGGACGACGAACTGCTCATGCTCACGCTGTGCAACGGTCCGCGCGAAGGCGGCGGCTTCATGCTCTCTCCCGATTCAAAGAACGACGACGGCAAAATGGAAAGCGTTGCCGTCACCAGGGTTTCGCGTGCCATGATGTTCCGCCTCGTGCCCGAGTTCATGAGCGGAACGCACATGCGCTTCAAACAGATTCGCATGGGCGAATTCAAAAAAATGTCCATCACCTCGAGCCTGCCGCTCTACATCCATGCCGACGGGGAGATCTTCACCAGTTTCGGAAGCAACCTCAAAAAGGCAAGTTTCGAAATATTGCCCCAAGCCCTGAGAGTGGTTCACGGTTAA
- a CDS encoding DUF1772 domain-containing protein: MTLLFSILRVLHIISGILWAGGAVAMYFFIVPTIGATGDSGKQFAGHLMGRTSFTPFMMIVGLTTVLAGSVLYGIDSSWFQSAWMRTPTGIGFGTGATAGILAFIFGVMVGNTNKALAALGAQIQGKPTPEQMSALQALQKRQALVGRLNAYFIMISIFFMASARLFG, encoded by the coding sequence ATGACTTTATTGTTTTCGATACTGCGGGTTCTTCATATCATATCCGGCATTCTTTGGGCGGGCGGGGCGGTCGCGATGTATTTTTTCATCGTCCCGACCATCGGCGCGACGGGCGATTCAGGCAAGCAGTTTGCCGGGCATTTAATGGGCAGGACGAGTTTTACCCCATTCATGATGATCGTGGGCCTGACTACGGTCCTTGCGGGGTCGGTTCTTTATGGAATTGATTCAAGCTGGTTCCAATCCGCCTGGATGCGGACGCCGACAGGCATTGGGTTCGGGACCGGCGCGACAGCCGGCATACTGGCTTTCATCTTTGGTGTGATGGTGGGTAATACGAATAAGGCGTTGGCGGCTTTGGGGGCGCAGATCCAGGGAAAACCCACCCCAGAGCAAATGTCCGCATTGCAGGCGCTTCAGAAGCGCCAGGCGCTGGTTGGCAGATTAAATGCATACTTCATCATGATCTCGATCTTTTTCATGGCATCAGCGCGCTTGTTTGGATAG